The following proteins are encoded in a genomic region of Sebastes fasciatus isolate fSebFas1 chromosome 14, fSebFas1.pri, whole genome shotgun sequence:
- the LOC141781906 gene encoding uncharacterized protein LOC141781906, producing the protein MTDCIYTRTMDQQQVYEDLTAISYQQLSAELQAERDQSYYLQLQLASLEVDRSCEEEQVKHLKNEVLRLMLLTGSLQQQVDNTALLQWENSNLQDENSTLQDQLLVQTGSLQQQVENTTLLHEENGTLQGENSTLREENRILQEKLTQNNTEVFRQINQNEFLQKQVDDLNKLLEENDSTLQKDIRTLQDENTTLQDQVLVQTGSLQKQAEKTTLLQQENNTLQKENRFLQEQNHNLQEEVLVQMRSLQKKVEKTTLLQEENNTLQDEVMDLTVAHKTSLGKLQALKELNQGLRTELEDPIDL; encoded by the coding sequence ATGACAGACTGCATCTACACAAGAACAATGGACCAGCAACAAGTCTACGAGGACCTCACAGCGATCAGCTATCAACagctctctgcagagctccaggCTGAAAGAGATCAAAGTTATTATCTTCAGCTGCAACTCGCTTCACTTGAGGTCGACCGGAGTtgtgaggaggagcaggtgaAGCACCTTAAGAATGAAGTGCTCAGACTGATGCTCCTAACTGGGTCCCTCCAGCAACAAGTGGACAATACTGCACTTCTTCAGTGGGAAAATAGCAACCTGCAGGATGAAAACAGCACCTTACAGGATCAGCTGCTCGTCCAAACGGGGTCCCTCCAGCAACAAGTGGAGAATACTACTCTGCTTCACGAGGAAAACGGCACCCTGCAGGGTGAAAACAGCACCCTGCGAGAGGAGAACCGCATCCTGCAGGAGAAGCTGACCCAGAATAACACCGAAGTGTTCAGACAGATCAACCAAAACGAGTTCCTCCAGAAACAAGTGGACGACTTGAATAAGCTCCTGGAGGAGAACGACAGCACCCTGCAGAAGGACATCCGCACCTTACAGGATGAAAATACCACCCTGCAGGATCAGGTGCTCGTCCAAACGGGGTCCCTCCAGAAACAAGCGGAGAAAACTACGCTGCTTCAACAGGAAAATAACACCTTGCAGAAGGAAAACCGCTTCCTTCAAGAGCAAAACCACAACCTGCAGGAAGAGGTTCTCGTCCAAATGCGGTCCTTACAGAAAAAAGTTGAGAAAACTACGCTTCTTCAAGAGGAAAATAACACCCTGCAGGACGAGGTGATGGATCTCACAGTGGCTCACAAAACCAGCCTAGGAAAGCTCCAAGCTCTGAAGGAGCTCAATCAGGGCCTCCGAACTGAACTCGAGGACCCGATTGACCTATAG
- the cpap gene encoding centrosomal P4.1-associated protein isoform X2, translating to MSSPAGLQHSQADFLARWLPSSTRAGVILSPGCPDLAGSLRYNSTAVGSSPSLEPDDSFASDFAPLPGSVDSSCCLGVDGFARSPGGEKAGTDRPVSGLSSSVAPRNLDGELDSLDEMASKSQDVPIRMKLEQLRKWQQHMQEQLKAHQLEELLRLQEEQQRLLGMMNGSQHRTEDDTESSGLSGAGWEDNSLQRACRYTESPYSPSINCRGASQGSTCVLRQEREPSPAQSPERLPRGQDCQEVDDEEEGTWNSREDTSHFHEHDDTLIPSNGGALTEDDSREEDKVFHDRPIKSGIGGQKKTFEELLEEQLRLEEQRLRSARQQQSQDGAEAVPPKRAFLKRGDGLSRFTNNRKASLPKMGVKKDLKPPRQARVISRSNSEPTAIQRGGVQQRLPVQRKTATLNKENRLRGLISPPRDIRVESKAARMKVLGSHQRQNTDGPESIQTDPEGRQTKHHLWQVKEQNNRKVGQSAQTVKNTGPNTQPNPVTKQVGVLRGPEKAEHDAARETSCGSRVETADGVPQESFELSFQEKLGRWDCDLQVENMELGEFELLEQAAEELSFSSNSSFVIKVLQMDQHYRGLHPRRLSSTPIKSPPRGVSQRCSGVDSSGGLACKSSSVNSEVVVVKMRDDALQNKASIEEQDGQEISDVSSCGSSESEDQEVAVKPASFPSSLCFPAQSNPPYDKRSYQDEDSCRDSDVTRGDDGGESDGVLSNADESTLIEDRDGQQGGVVFDDDDTWNDLEDTAVGTANDSRGVSPANGISPPPRILLRKVAASKVVELDKGSDLLPPPPASQLMTRLFPSLKPKAQTAPLPPPPAASVAPESKKSEEETGQQVQSRQLRERLVELEIEIERFKKENAALAKLRQENEKNQEHLRKERLEFEQRRAEELAKFEEYKKEENRKLQKERKLFEKHASAARAIPDKKEREEIQVLKQQLGSLQEELRGRESRWASTHSRLRQQIDSLSQENGSLRDEIRMLEKLRLSAWKKNPVPAEKDNETKDAPKICENNGTSVTKGVKFASPLDTRRSSISPPESSAARRSSREISQSATGGIKSSLRRPSAPVFSSSSSSSSSLSGRRTEESSTPASKIQDRPPNQEHSHSCSPKRDSLPKEPKECSEAEEPESAQEVITHPDGRIEKVLAGGDRLIVFNNGTKKEVSADGLTVKVTFFNGDTKEVAADQRVIYFYADAQTTHITYPDGIEVLHFPNNQTEKHFPDGRKEITFPDQTVKNLFPNGREESVLTDGTIIQVNPDGTKEILFNTGQKEIHTADYKRREYPDGTVKTVYSDGRQETRYPNGRLRVKDKDGNVVLDSGA from the exons ATGTCATCTCCAGCCGGGCTGCAGCACTCCCAGGCAGACTTCCTGGCACGCTGGTTGCCAAGTAGCACAAGAGCCGGGGTGATCCTCAGCCCGGGCTGCCCTGACTTGGCTGGCTCGTTGCGGTACAACTCCACTGCCGTGGGATCATCCCCTTCTCTGGAGCCAGACGACTCCTTCGCCTCCGACTTCGCCCCTCTGCCCGGCTCTGTAGACAGCAGCTGTTGCCTCGGTGTGGATGGGTTTGCCCGGTCGCCTGGAGGAGAGAAGGCCGGGACTGACAGGCCAGTGAGcggtctgtcctcctctgtggctCCGAGGAATCTAGATGGAGAGTTGGACAGTTTGGATGAGATGGCGAGCAAATCACAGGATGTGCCCATAAGGATGAAGCTAGAACAG ttgAGGAAATGGCAGCAGCACATGCAGGAGCAGCTAAAAGCTCatcagctggaggagctgcttcgcctccaggaggagcagcagaggctgCTGGGAATGATGAACGGATCCCAGCACCGCACAGAAG ATGACACAGAGAGTTCAGGGCTGTCAGGAGCAGGATGGGAGGACAACTCGCTGCAGAGAGCCTGTCGTTACACAGAGAGCCCATACAGCCCCTCCATAAACTGCCGTGGGGCCTCACAGGGCTCCACCTGTGTCCTCCGACAGGAACGAGAGCCCTCACCTGCACAAAGTCCGGAGCGGCTACCGAGAGGTCAAGATTGTCAGGAGGTGGACGATGAGGAAGAGG GCACGTGGAACTCCAGAGAAGATACTAGCCATTTTCATGAGCATGATGACACGTTAATACCAAGTAATGGTGGGGCTTTGACTGAAGACGACAGCAGAGAAGAAGATAAAGTCTTCCACGACAG ACCTATAAAGTCGGGTATCGGGGGTCAGAAGAAGACGTTTGAGGAGCTGTTGGAGGAGCAGCTGAGGTTGGAGGAGCAGAGGCTGAGGTCTGCCCGGCAACAGCAG AGCCAAGATGGAGCTGAAGCTGTCCCTCCTAAGAGGGCCTTCCTGAAGCGAGGTGACGGCCTCTCGAGATTTACCAACAATCGCAAAGCCTCGCTACCAAAAATGGGGGTGAAGAAGGACCTAAAACCACCGCGACAGGCCAGAGTAATCTCCCGCAGCAACTCAGAGCCTACAGCTATCCAGAGAGGTGGCGTCCAGCAGCGGCTTCCCGTCCAGCGTAAAACCGCCACGCTCAACAAGGAAAACCGACTGAGAGGTCTCATCTCGCCACCTCGGGACATCAGAGTTGAGAGTAAGGCAGCACGGATGAAGGTTTTGGGTAGTCATCAAAGACAGAACACAGATGGACCGGAGTCCATTCAAACTGACCCAGAGGGgagacaaaccaaacatcacCTTTGGCAAGTAAAGGAGCAGAATAATAGGAAAGTGGGTCAGTCGGCTCAGACTGTGAAGAACACCGGTCCGAACACGCAGCCAAACCCTGTAACCAAACAGGTGGGTGTGTTAAGAGGACCAGAGAAGGCTGAACACGATGCTGCTAGAGAGACAAGTTGTGGTTCAAGAGTGGAAACGGCAGACGGAGTTCCACAGGAGTCGTTTGAGTTGTCGTTCCAGGAGAAGCTCGGGCGCTGGGATTGTGACCTGCAGGTGGAGAACATGGAGCTGGGAGAGTTTGAGCTGCTGGAGCAAGCGGCCGAGGAGCTGTCCTTCTCCTCCAACTCCTCCTTTGTCATAAAG GTTCTCCAGATGGACCAGCATTACAGGGGGCTCCACCCGCGGCGGCTCTCCTCCACCCCCATCAAGTCACCACCCAGAGGTGTCAGTCAGAGGTGCAGCGGTGTTGACAGTAGCGGTGGCTTGGCGTGTAAAAGCAGCTCCGTGAACTCAGAAGTGGTCGTGGTGAAGATGAGAGACGACGCCCTCCAGAACAAGGCGAGCATCGAGGAGCAGGACGGACAGGAGATCTCTGATGTTTCATCCTGTGGCAGCTCTGAATCTGAAGACCAGGAAGTGGCGGTCAAACCAGCTTCGTTTCCCAGCAGCCTTTGCTTTCCCGCACAGTCCAACCCGCCGTACGACAAGCGGTCGTATCAGGACGAGGACAGTTGCAGGGATTCAGATGTGACACGAGGCGACGACGGCGGGGAGAGCGACGGCGTGCTCAGCAACGCTGACGAGTCCACTCTGATAGAGGACAGAGACGGGCAGCAGGGTGGAGTTGTGTTTGACGACGACGACACGTGGAACGACCTGGAGGACACCGCGGTCGGCACGGCCAATGACAGTAGAGGAGTTAGTCCAGCCAATGGGATCTCTCCACCACCGCGGATTCTGTTGAGGAAGGTGGCAGCGAGCAAAGTAGTGGAGCTGGATAAGGGTTCggatcttcttcctcctcctcctgcctcacAGCTCATGACCAGGTTGTTCCCCTCACTGAAGCCAAAGGCCCAGACTgcacctctccctcctcctcctgctgcttctgttgctCCTGAGTCCAAAAAGTCAGAGGAGGAGACAG GCCAGCAGGTCCAGTCTAGACAGCTGAGGGAGAGACTGGTGGAACTGGAGATCGAGATCGAGAGATTTAAGAAGGAGAACGCCGCCCTCGCTAAACTGAGACAGGAGAACGAGAAAAATCAGGAACATCTCAG GAAAGAGCGTTTGGAGTTTGAGCAGAGGAGAGCGGAGGAGCTGGCCAAGTTTGAGGAGTACAAGAAAGAGGAGAACAGGAAGTTGCAGAAGGAGCGCAAACTGTTTGAGAAGCACGCGTCGGCCGCCAGAGCCATCCCCGACAAGAAGGAGCGAGAGGAAATCCAG GTGTTGAAGCAGCAGCTGGGCTCGctgcaggaggagctgagggGGAGGGAGAGTCGCTGGGCGTCGACTCACAGCCGGCTGAGGCAGCAGATCGACTCCCTCAGCCAGGAGAACGGCTCTCTCCGGGACGAG ATCCGTATGTTGGAAAAGCTGCGCCTCAGTGCCTGGAAGAAAAACCCCGTCCCTGCAGAGAAGGACAACGAAACGAAAGACGCTCCCAAAATATGTGAGAACAACGGGACATCTGTGACCAAAGGAGTGAAATTCGCT AGTCCTCTTGACACCAGAAGAAGCAGCATCAGTCCTCCAGAGAGCAGCGCTGCTAGAAGGAGCTCCAGAGAGATCAGTCAGAGTGCTACAG GCGGGATAAAAAGCAGCCTGAGGAGGCCATCAGCGCCAGTcttttcttcatcttcctcctcctcttcctcgctgtctggcaggaggacagaggagagttCAACACCTGCCAGCAAGATCCAGGACAGACCGCCAAACCAAGAACACTCACACAGCTGCTCTCCG AAAAGAGATTCTCTGCCAAAAGAACCAAAAGAGTGCAGCGAAGCCGAAGAGCCAGAATCAGCTCAGGAGGTCATCACACACCCTGATGGGAGG ATAGAGAAGGTTCTGGCCGGTGGCGATCGCCTCATCGTCTTTAACAACGGGACCAAGAAGGAGGTTTCAGCCGACGGCCTGACGGTCAAAGTCACCTTTTTCAACGGAGACACCAAAGAGGTCGCAGCCGACCAGAGAGTG ATCTACTTCTACGCCGACGCCCAGACGACTCACATCACCTACCCAGACGGCATCGAGGTCCTGCACTTCCCCAACAACCAGACCG AGAAACATTTCCCAGACGGCCGTAAAGAAATCACCTTCCCAGACCAGACGGTCAAGAACCTTTTCCCCAACGGCCGGGAGGAGAGCGTGCTGACGGACGGCACCATCATACAAGTCAACCC GGACGGCACCAAGGAGATCCTGTTCAACACGGGCCAGAAGGAGATCCACACGGCTGACTACAAGAGGAGGGAGTATCCCGACGGCACCGTGAAGACGGTCTACAGCGACGGCAGGCAGGAAACCCGCTACCCCAACGGACGGCTCCGGGTCAAAGACAAAGACGGAAACGTCGTCCTGGACAGCGGAGCGTAG
- the cpap gene encoding centrosomal P4.1-associated protein isoform X1 has translation MAAGFESPVCYVSKTQVFTPVTRTFVYVTAGLQHSQADFLARWLPSSTRAGVILSPGCPDLAGSLRYNSTAVGSSPSLEPDDSFASDFAPLPGSVDSSCCLGVDGFARSPGGEKAGTDRPVSGLSSSVAPRNLDGELDSLDEMASKSQDVPIRMKLEQLRKWQQHMQEQLKAHQLEELLRLQEEQQRLLGMMNGSQHRTEDDTESSGLSGAGWEDNSLQRACRYTESPYSPSINCRGASQGSTCVLRQEREPSPAQSPERLPRGQDCQEVDDEEEGTWNSREDTSHFHEHDDTLIPSNGGALTEDDSREEDKVFHDRPIKSGIGGQKKTFEELLEEQLRLEEQRLRSARQQQSQDGAEAVPPKRAFLKRGDGLSRFTNNRKASLPKMGVKKDLKPPRQARVISRSNSEPTAIQRGGVQQRLPVQRKTATLNKENRLRGLISPPRDIRVESKAARMKVLGSHQRQNTDGPESIQTDPEGRQTKHHLWQVKEQNNRKVGQSAQTVKNTGPNTQPNPVTKQVGVLRGPEKAEHDAARETSCGSRVETADGVPQESFELSFQEKLGRWDCDLQVENMELGEFELLEQAAEELSFSSNSSFVIKVLQMDQHYRGLHPRRLSSTPIKSPPRGVSQRCSGVDSSGGLACKSSSVNSEVVVVKMRDDALQNKASIEEQDGQEISDVSSCGSSESEDQEVAVKPASFPSSLCFPAQSNPPYDKRSYQDEDSCRDSDVTRGDDGGESDGVLSNADESTLIEDRDGQQGGVVFDDDDTWNDLEDTAVGTANDSRGVSPANGISPPPRILLRKVAASKVVELDKGSDLLPPPPASQLMTRLFPSLKPKAQTAPLPPPPAASVAPESKKSEEETGQQVQSRQLRERLVELEIEIERFKKENAALAKLRQENEKNQEHLRKERLEFEQRRAEELAKFEEYKKEENRKLQKERKLFEKHASAARAIPDKKEREEIQVLKQQLGSLQEELRGRESRWASTHSRLRQQIDSLSQENGSLRDEIRMLEKLRLSAWKKNPVPAEKDNETKDAPKICENNGTSVTKGVKFASPLDTRRSSISPPESSAARRSSREISQSATGGIKSSLRRPSAPVFSSSSSSSSSLSGRRTEESSTPASKIQDRPPNQEHSHSCSPKRDSLPKEPKECSEAEEPESAQEVITHPDGRIEKVLAGGDRLIVFNNGTKKEVSADGLTVKVTFFNGDTKEVAADQRVIYFYADAQTTHITYPDGIEVLHFPNNQTEKHFPDGRKEITFPDQTVKNLFPNGREESVLTDGTIIQVNPDGTKEILFNTGQKEIHTADYKRREYPDGTVKTVYSDGRQETRYPNGRLRVKDKDGNVVLDSGA, from the exons ATGGCGGCAGGCTTCGAATCTCCTGTCTGTTATGTTTCTAAAACGCAGGTTTTCACTCCGGTTACACGGACGTTCGTCTATGTTACAG CCGGGCTGCAGCACTCCCAGGCAGACTTCCTGGCACGCTGGTTGCCAAGTAGCACAAGAGCCGGGGTGATCCTCAGCCCGGGCTGCCCTGACTTGGCTGGCTCGTTGCGGTACAACTCCACTGCCGTGGGATCATCCCCTTCTCTGGAGCCAGACGACTCCTTCGCCTCCGACTTCGCCCCTCTGCCCGGCTCTGTAGACAGCAGCTGTTGCCTCGGTGTGGATGGGTTTGCCCGGTCGCCTGGAGGAGAGAAGGCCGGGACTGACAGGCCAGTGAGcggtctgtcctcctctgtggctCCGAGGAATCTAGATGGAGAGTTGGACAGTTTGGATGAGATGGCGAGCAAATCACAGGATGTGCCCATAAGGATGAAGCTAGAACAG ttgAGGAAATGGCAGCAGCACATGCAGGAGCAGCTAAAAGCTCatcagctggaggagctgcttcgcctccaggaggagcagcagaggctgCTGGGAATGATGAACGGATCCCAGCACCGCACAGAAG ATGACACAGAGAGTTCAGGGCTGTCAGGAGCAGGATGGGAGGACAACTCGCTGCAGAGAGCCTGTCGTTACACAGAGAGCCCATACAGCCCCTCCATAAACTGCCGTGGGGCCTCACAGGGCTCCACCTGTGTCCTCCGACAGGAACGAGAGCCCTCACCTGCACAAAGTCCGGAGCGGCTACCGAGAGGTCAAGATTGTCAGGAGGTGGACGATGAGGAAGAGG GCACGTGGAACTCCAGAGAAGATACTAGCCATTTTCATGAGCATGATGACACGTTAATACCAAGTAATGGTGGGGCTTTGACTGAAGACGACAGCAGAGAAGAAGATAAAGTCTTCCACGACAG ACCTATAAAGTCGGGTATCGGGGGTCAGAAGAAGACGTTTGAGGAGCTGTTGGAGGAGCAGCTGAGGTTGGAGGAGCAGAGGCTGAGGTCTGCCCGGCAACAGCAG AGCCAAGATGGAGCTGAAGCTGTCCCTCCTAAGAGGGCCTTCCTGAAGCGAGGTGACGGCCTCTCGAGATTTACCAACAATCGCAAAGCCTCGCTACCAAAAATGGGGGTGAAGAAGGACCTAAAACCACCGCGACAGGCCAGAGTAATCTCCCGCAGCAACTCAGAGCCTACAGCTATCCAGAGAGGTGGCGTCCAGCAGCGGCTTCCCGTCCAGCGTAAAACCGCCACGCTCAACAAGGAAAACCGACTGAGAGGTCTCATCTCGCCACCTCGGGACATCAGAGTTGAGAGTAAGGCAGCACGGATGAAGGTTTTGGGTAGTCATCAAAGACAGAACACAGATGGACCGGAGTCCATTCAAACTGACCCAGAGGGgagacaaaccaaacatcacCTTTGGCAAGTAAAGGAGCAGAATAATAGGAAAGTGGGTCAGTCGGCTCAGACTGTGAAGAACACCGGTCCGAACACGCAGCCAAACCCTGTAACCAAACAGGTGGGTGTGTTAAGAGGACCAGAGAAGGCTGAACACGATGCTGCTAGAGAGACAAGTTGTGGTTCAAGAGTGGAAACGGCAGACGGAGTTCCACAGGAGTCGTTTGAGTTGTCGTTCCAGGAGAAGCTCGGGCGCTGGGATTGTGACCTGCAGGTGGAGAACATGGAGCTGGGAGAGTTTGAGCTGCTGGAGCAAGCGGCCGAGGAGCTGTCCTTCTCCTCCAACTCCTCCTTTGTCATAAAG GTTCTCCAGATGGACCAGCATTACAGGGGGCTCCACCCGCGGCGGCTCTCCTCCACCCCCATCAAGTCACCACCCAGAGGTGTCAGTCAGAGGTGCAGCGGTGTTGACAGTAGCGGTGGCTTGGCGTGTAAAAGCAGCTCCGTGAACTCAGAAGTGGTCGTGGTGAAGATGAGAGACGACGCCCTCCAGAACAAGGCGAGCATCGAGGAGCAGGACGGACAGGAGATCTCTGATGTTTCATCCTGTGGCAGCTCTGAATCTGAAGACCAGGAAGTGGCGGTCAAACCAGCTTCGTTTCCCAGCAGCCTTTGCTTTCCCGCACAGTCCAACCCGCCGTACGACAAGCGGTCGTATCAGGACGAGGACAGTTGCAGGGATTCAGATGTGACACGAGGCGACGACGGCGGGGAGAGCGACGGCGTGCTCAGCAACGCTGACGAGTCCACTCTGATAGAGGACAGAGACGGGCAGCAGGGTGGAGTTGTGTTTGACGACGACGACACGTGGAACGACCTGGAGGACACCGCGGTCGGCACGGCCAATGACAGTAGAGGAGTTAGTCCAGCCAATGGGATCTCTCCACCACCGCGGATTCTGTTGAGGAAGGTGGCAGCGAGCAAAGTAGTGGAGCTGGATAAGGGTTCggatcttcttcctcctcctcctgcctcacAGCTCATGACCAGGTTGTTCCCCTCACTGAAGCCAAAGGCCCAGACTgcacctctccctcctcctcctgctgcttctgttgctCCTGAGTCCAAAAAGTCAGAGGAGGAGACAG GCCAGCAGGTCCAGTCTAGACAGCTGAGGGAGAGACTGGTGGAACTGGAGATCGAGATCGAGAGATTTAAGAAGGAGAACGCCGCCCTCGCTAAACTGAGACAGGAGAACGAGAAAAATCAGGAACATCTCAG GAAAGAGCGTTTGGAGTTTGAGCAGAGGAGAGCGGAGGAGCTGGCCAAGTTTGAGGAGTACAAGAAAGAGGAGAACAGGAAGTTGCAGAAGGAGCGCAAACTGTTTGAGAAGCACGCGTCGGCCGCCAGAGCCATCCCCGACAAGAAGGAGCGAGAGGAAATCCAG GTGTTGAAGCAGCAGCTGGGCTCGctgcaggaggagctgagggGGAGGGAGAGTCGCTGGGCGTCGACTCACAGCCGGCTGAGGCAGCAGATCGACTCCCTCAGCCAGGAGAACGGCTCTCTCCGGGACGAG ATCCGTATGTTGGAAAAGCTGCGCCTCAGTGCCTGGAAGAAAAACCCCGTCCCTGCAGAGAAGGACAACGAAACGAAAGACGCTCCCAAAATATGTGAGAACAACGGGACATCTGTGACCAAAGGAGTGAAATTCGCT AGTCCTCTTGACACCAGAAGAAGCAGCATCAGTCCTCCAGAGAGCAGCGCTGCTAGAAGGAGCTCCAGAGAGATCAGTCAGAGTGCTACAG GCGGGATAAAAAGCAGCCTGAGGAGGCCATCAGCGCCAGTcttttcttcatcttcctcctcctcttcctcgctgtctggcaggaggacagaggagagttCAACACCTGCCAGCAAGATCCAGGACAGACCGCCAAACCAAGAACACTCACACAGCTGCTCTCCG AAAAGAGATTCTCTGCCAAAAGAACCAAAAGAGTGCAGCGAAGCCGAAGAGCCAGAATCAGCTCAGGAGGTCATCACACACCCTGATGGGAGG ATAGAGAAGGTTCTGGCCGGTGGCGATCGCCTCATCGTCTTTAACAACGGGACCAAGAAGGAGGTTTCAGCCGACGGCCTGACGGTCAAAGTCACCTTTTTCAACGGAGACACCAAAGAGGTCGCAGCCGACCAGAGAGTG ATCTACTTCTACGCCGACGCCCAGACGACTCACATCACCTACCCAGACGGCATCGAGGTCCTGCACTTCCCCAACAACCAGACCG AGAAACATTTCCCAGACGGCCGTAAAGAAATCACCTTCCCAGACCAGACGGTCAAGAACCTTTTCCCCAACGGCCGGGAGGAGAGCGTGCTGACGGACGGCACCATCATACAAGTCAACCC GGACGGCACCAAGGAGATCCTGTTCAACACGGGCCAGAAGGAGATCCACACGGCTGACTACAAGAGGAGGGAGTATCCCGACGGCACCGTGAAGACGGTCTACAGCGACGGCAGGCAGGAAACCCGCTACCCCAACGGACGGCTCCGGGTCAAAGACAAAGACGGAAACGTCGTCCTGGACAGCGGAGCGTAG